A single Agromyces sp. CF514 DNA region contains:
- a CDS encoding amidohydrolase family protein, with the protein MGTIDIHTHYVPNTWPDLSTQAGPGVWPSLRVDSEREAMIMLGETEFRRVGVDCWDAEARLADMDADGVDLQVVSPTPVFFSYDKAGDEAVKVARIFNDLALEICEPARDRLLPFAQVPLQDTDAACAELDRAIAAGHAGVEIGNHVGDRDLDAEGIVTFLQHCADRGVPVLVHPWDMPNSPRLDRWMARWLTGMPAETHLSIIAMILGGVFDRVPPTLRIAFAHGGGSFAFWLGRFENAWHQRRDLVGVSELAPSAYVDRFSVDSVVFDPAALRLLVETLGAEQVMLGSDYPYPLGERPVGAVIDRADFLTEAQKAAIRHGNARRFLAL; encoded by the coding sequence GTGGGCACGATCGACATCCACACGCATTACGTGCCGAACACCTGGCCCGACCTGTCGACGCAGGCCGGGCCGGGCGTCTGGCCGTCGCTGCGCGTCGACTCGGAGCGCGAGGCGATGATCATGCTCGGCGAGACCGAGTTCCGTCGCGTCGGCGTCGACTGCTGGGATGCCGAGGCACGCCTCGCCGACATGGACGCCGACGGCGTCGACCTCCAGGTCGTCTCGCCCACGCCCGTCTTCTTCTCGTACGACAAGGCGGGCGACGAGGCCGTGAAGGTCGCGCGCATCTTCAACGACCTCGCGCTCGAGATCTGCGAACCGGCACGCGATCGCCTGCTGCCGTTCGCCCAGGTTCCGCTGCAGGACACGGATGCCGCGTGCGCGGAGCTCGATCGCGCGATCGCCGCCGGGCACGCCGGCGTCGAGATCGGCAACCACGTGGGCGACCGCGACCTCGACGCCGAGGGCATCGTGACGTTCCTGCAGCACTGCGCGGATCGCGGGGTGCCCGTGCTCGTGCACCCGTGGGACATGCCGAACTCGCCGCGCCTCGATCGCTGGATGGCGCGCTGGCTCACCGGCATGCCCGCCGAGACGCACCTGTCGATCATCGCGATGATCCTGGGCGGCGTGTTCGACCGGGTGCCGCCGACGCTCCGCATCGCCTTCGCGCACGGCGGCGGCTCGTTCGCGTTCTGGCTCGGCCGGTTCGAGAACGCCTGGCACCAGCGGCGCGACCTGGTCGGCGTGAGCGAGCTGGCCCCGTCGGCGTACGTCGACCGGTTCAGCGTGGACTCGGTCGTGTTCGATCCGGCCGCGCTGCGCCTGCTGGTCGAGACGCTCGGTGCCGAGCAGGTCATGCTCGGCAGCGACTACCCGTACCCGCTCGGCGAACGGCCAGTGGGTGCCGTGATCGACCGGGCGGACTTCCTGACCGAAGCGCAGAAGGCGGCCATCCGCCACGGCAACGCGCGCCGCTTCCTGGCGCTCTGA
- a CDS encoding 3-hydroxyanthranilate 3,4-dioxygenase: MSTIPPVIDFPKWIEEHEHLLKPPVNNKAAWTPMGDFIVQVVGGPNQRTDFHFDPYEEWFYQYRGNMHVNIQTDEGLRRIDIREGEMWLLPGNVFHSPQRPEAGSIGIVIERIREEGTLEKFAWFCPNCNTKVHEVELQVRDIVEDLPPVFREFYESETGRTCPECGTVHPGKG, translated from the coding sequence ATGAGCACCATCCCGCCCGTCATCGATTTCCCGAAGTGGATCGAGGAGCACGAGCACCTGCTGAAGCCGCCCGTGAACAACAAGGCCGCGTGGACGCCCATGGGCGACTTCATCGTGCAGGTCGTCGGCGGCCCGAACCAGCGCACCGACTTCCACTTCGACCCCTACGAGGAGTGGTTCTACCAGTACCGCGGCAACATGCACGTGAACATCCAGACCGACGAGGGCCTGCGGCGCATCGACATCCGCGAGGGCGAGATGTGGCTGCTGCCCGGCAACGTGTTCCACTCCCCGCAGCGCCCCGAGGCCGGCTCGATCGGCATCGTGATCGAGCGCATCCGCGAGGAGGGCACGCTCGAGAAGTTCGCGTGGTTCTGCCCGAACTGCAACACCAAGGTGCACGAGGTCGAGCTCCAGGTCCGCGACATCGTCGAGGACCTCCCGCCCGTCTTCCGCGAGTTCTACGAGAGCGAGACGGGGCGCACCTGCCCCGAGTGCGGCACCGTGCACCCCGGCAAGGGCTGA
- a CDS encoding RidA family protein yields MTDARGILVAGKATPRGRFPHARISGDLVFVSGTSSRRPDNTIEGAEVDEFGTTRLDIAVQTRAVLANIREVLAACGATLDDVVQANAFLVDMNDFAGYNAVWAETFDETGPARTTVAVHALPHPHLRIEIQAVARIPAAATTPTPADHPITTATPEEEQ; encoded by the coding sequence ATGACCGATGCACGCGGCATCCTCGTCGCCGGAAAGGCCACCCCGCGCGGTCGCTTCCCACACGCGAGGATCTCGGGAGACCTGGTCTTCGTCTCGGGCACGTCGAGCCGACGGCCCGACAACACGATCGAGGGCGCCGAGGTCGACGAGTTCGGCACGACGAGACTCGACATCGCGGTGCAGACGCGCGCGGTGCTGGCGAACATCCGCGAGGTGCTCGCCGCGTGCGGTGCCACGCTCGACGATGTCGTGCAGGCGAACGCCTTCCTGGTCGACATGAACGACTTCGCGGGCTACAACGCCGTGTGGGCCGAGACCTTCGACGAGACCGGCCCCGCCCGCACGACGGTCGCGGTGCACGCCCTGCCGCACCCGCACCTGCGCATCGAGATCCAGGCGGTCGCGCGTATCCCCGCCGCCGCGACGACGCCCACGCCCGCAGACCACCCCATCACCACCGCAACCCCCGAGGAGGAGCAATGA